The DNA window GCGCTGCGATAGCGCTCCAGGACGCGCGGGTCTTCCTTCTTCACGTCCAGTGCTTCGGCGACGCGGGTGCTGGTCAGCATGTCCATCGCCATGTGATTGAAGGCGTCGCTGCCTTCCATCTGGCCGGAGTTGTCGTACTCGGCTTTCATCTTGTCGAGACTGCCGAGCAGGGACTTGCGATCTTCCAGGCGGTCGAGGGTGACGCCGTTGAGCGTCATGTCGCGGCGGCCTTGGCCCGACGGCGAGAAGGGCGAGTGGCTGACGCCGAGGTAGCCGTAGGCTTCGCCGCCACGCATGTTGTCGCCGCTAAGGGTGACATAAGGCGGCATCGACCGGTTCGCCGCGCCGTAGACCTTGGACAGGATCGCGCCGGCCGTCGGCCAGCCGCCCGGTGGCATGACAGGTCGCTTGGAACGGCCGGTCAGGCACTGGAACGACCCGTGCTGCCCTTCCGACCCGACCACCGAGCGGATGACCGCCAGCTTGTCCATTATGCCGGCCAGCCGTGGCAGGTGCTCGCAAAGCTGGATGCCGTTGACGTTGGTGTTGATCGGCTTGAAGTCGCCGCGGATATCGGCCGGGGCGTCGGTCTTGAGGTCGTACATGTCCTGGTGGCTGGGGCCGCCGGGCAGGTAGACCATGATGAGTGCTTTGTGGTTCCTGGAAATGCCCTGGGCCGCTTCGGCGCGGAGCAGTTGGGGAAGGGTCAGTTGGCTGGCCCCCAGTCCGAAGGCCCCGATCTTGAGGAAGTTCCGCCGGGAGATGCCGTCACAGAAGCTCGCGCGCTTTCCGAAGATCGTCAGCATGGCAGGACGCCTTTCCGCCTCAGACCGACGCGAAGCGCCGGAGGGCATTTGAGAGATGGGCCTTCCGAACGCGGTGTTCGGGTTGGGTCCGATGTGTAGTTCCCCGGTACGGCCAGACCTGACACTTCACAACGACGTCACTTCTCTGGTGGGGCAGGCACTCTTGCCTGCCTCGGGCGGACGTACTCGTCCGTCCGAAGCCACCTTCTTAGTTCGGCCCGTTCCTTCGGCCACGGCGTAGAGTGTCCGAGGCAGACAAGAATGAATGTCTGCCCCACCAATGAATTGTGCTACCCGACCAATTCCTTCATCGGCTGGCAGCCGTCTTCGACCAGGTACATGGGCCTGCCGCTCAGGTCGGGCACGGTGGCCTTGTTCACGTCGATTCCAAGGTTGTGGTACAGCGTCGCGAAGACTTCGCCGAACTGCACCGGTCGGCTGTCGGCTTCGCCGGCGTCGCGGGTGGTGCTGCCGATGACCTGGCCCACCTTCATGCCGCCGCCGAACAGCAGCGCGCCCGACACCTTCGGCCAATGGTCGCGACCGCCTTTGTCGTTGATCTTTGGCGTTCGGCCGAACTCGCCCCACACCACCACGCTGACGTCCTTGTCCAGCCCGCGGGCGTAGAGGTCGTCGATCAGTGCCGACACGCCCTGGTCGAGCATCGGCGTATCCTGGCGCAGCGCCTCGGCGTTCTTGCCGTGATGATCCCACCGGCTGAAAGCGAGGGTCACCACCCGCGCGCCGGCTTCGACCAGCCGGCGGGCGATCAGGAAGTGTTCCATCAGCTTCGGGCCGCCGTCGTCGCGATTCTTGGGATCGCCTTTGCCGTACATCTCAATGATTTTCGGGTCTTCGTTAGCCAGGTCGAGCGCGGTCGAGAGCTTGCTGCTGGTGAGCATGCCGATCGCCTGCTGGTTGAAGGCATCGACGCCTTCCATCTGGCCGAAGCTGTCCATCTCGCTGCGGAAGCGGTCGAGGCTGGTGAGCAGGGCACGGCGGTCGCCGAGGCGATCGAGCGTGACGCCGTTGAGCACCATGTCTTCCTTGCCGTCGCCGGATGGCTTGAACGGAGCGTGCGGAATCCCCAGGAATCCGGCCTGACCGGTGTCGGCCCACTCCATGTGCCCCATCGGGGGAGCCAAGCCACAGAACGCGGGAATTGCCTTGTCCTGCGGACCGAGCACCTTCGACACGCAGGATCCGAGCGACGGCCAGCCGCCGGGCGGCTGTTGCCGGCGCGACTTGCGGCCGGTCATGCACTGGAACGCGTCGTGTGCGCCGTCGGCCCCGACCATCGATCGGATGATCGCGCACTTGTCCATGCGCTTTGCGAGCCTGGGCATCAGTTCCGAGATCTCGATGCCGCCGACATTGGTCTTGATCGGTTTGAACTCGCCGCGGATATCGGCAGGGGCGTCGGGCTTGAGATCCCAAAGATCCTGATGGGCAGGACCGCCGGGCAGGAAGATCATGATGACGGCTTTGTGCGATTTGCGGATGCCTTGCTCGGCTTCGGCGCGGAGCAACTGTGGCAATGCCAACCCACCCAGGCCCAGCGCACCGATACGCAGGAAGTTCCGCCGGGAGATGCCATCGCAGTAGCCGGAGTTGGCGGGTTTGGGGGCCAGAATGGACAGCATGCGATCTACTCCGTTGCAGCGTGCCTTCTTTTCATCGACACATCGTTAAAGCTGGCCGTAGCCGTGATATGAGCAATACGCTACGACCTGCTTGCTATATCAGGGTACTTCTGAGCGTCCCTAGCGTTGATGGGACTGAGTGCAAACATTTGAGACCTTTCGGGGCGATGTCGTAACCCGACCCGGCGGGCAGCGTACCGGACAATTTGACCCACGTTCAGTCCGTTTTCGCGACAAAACCGGATCGTCGGAACGAGTCCCGCGCCCCGGCGTCGGTTCCGCCTGGGAATGCTGACGAAAATTCGTTCTCTAATCAGTGATGGGATCGCGTCTTGCAGAAATCGAGGCCGAGCGGACGGGTTTTCCAGTACGTCTGGCACTGTCATTGTTATGTCGTTGGCGTCGCTACCGTCATTAGAAGGCAGCGACGAAATAGCCCATTCTTCCCCCCGATGGGAACGGTTTCTGCCTCCCACAACCCGAGAAACCTTCCCACAGCCCCACAGGGGCGGTCCATGCCCGGGACCGCCCCTTTTTTTTTTGCGCGCGTTTCTGGGAATCGACCTTAATCCGACTGCGAACATGGCACGGTTAGCCGCGACGCGAAGCGGAGCGTTAGATGCACAGTAGAAGTGTTTGCGTGGTCCGCGCTGACCCGCGCTCCGCTTCGCGTCGCGGCTAACCGGTAAGTCCGATCCACCTGCGATATCACCGTCGCCGTCGTCGCAGTGGATGATCGTTTGACATCACTGTCCTGAAGTTCCGGTCCGGCTTCTGCTTCCTGATCCATACCAGGAATGGCCGCATCTGCGGTGCTTCGCGGAGGCGCAGAATGTCGGCGTAGCTGCGGGCCAGATCGGTGTTACCGAAGATCGCGTGAATCTGCTTGTGGCAGGGACGACAGACCGGCGCGCGGTCCTCGGCTTTCCCGCCTTTCTGTTTTGGCGTGAGGTGGTGCAGCGTCACCATCCCGGGCGGGACGGATCGCTCGCACAACTCGCAGGTTTGCCAGGGGGCGTCACGTCGAGCCATTACTGGATTGTAGCCCGGGTCAATTCACCTCTGAATTTCACAAATTTTGTGCCACTGGTGCCGCGCGTCGCCGGTTCGCCTCAGACCCGTGCTGACTCCTCGGTAGTGAGTTCCTCAATGAAAGAGGGCCCCCGATCCGGGAGCCCTCTGGCTGACTTCAATGTTCGATCCGCTTTGCTCAGGTCTTGGCCTTGGCGTCGGCCAGTTCCAGCCGCAGGAGCAACACGGCGGCTGACAACTGCGGGTCGCTGCTCAGGAGGTTCTTGTCCGTGGCGACGGCGGGCTTCGTCGCGGGGGCCGCACCGTCACGCAGGACATCATGTTCCTGGCGGGCGTTGATCGCGGCCCGCATCTGCTCGGGGGTCATCTCGACCGTCAGGTCGGGCTCCACGCCCCAGTCAGTGCTGTTTTCTTCACGATGGATGCACTTACCGGCCGGCAGATAGTAATGGCTGGTCGT is part of the Humisphaera borealis genome and encodes:
- a CDS encoding HNH endonuclease signature motif containing protein; amino-acid sequence: MARRDAPWQTCELCERSVPPGMVTLHHLTPKQKGGKAEDRAPVCRPCHKQIHAIFGNTDLARSYADILRLREAPQMRPFLVWIRKQKPDRNFRTVMSNDHPLRRRRR
- a CDS encoding DUF1501 domain-containing protein, whose amino-acid sequence is MLSILAPKPANSGYCDGISRRNFLRIGALGLGGLALPQLLRAEAEQGIRKSHKAVIMIFLPGGPAHQDLWDLKPDAPADIRGEFKPIKTNVGGIEISELMPRLAKRMDKCAIIRSMVGADGAHDAFQCMTGRKSRRQQPPGGWPSLGSCVSKVLGPQDKAIPAFCGLAPPMGHMEWADTGQAGFLGIPHAPFKPSGDGKEDMVLNGVTLDRLGDRRALLTSLDRFRSEMDSFGQMEGVDAFNQQAIGMLTSSKLSTALDLANEDPKIIEMYGKGDPKNRDDGGPKLMEHFLIARRLVEAGARVVTLAFSRWDHHGKNAEALRQDTPMLDQGVSALIDDLYARGLDKDVSVVVWGEFGRTPKINDKGGRDHWPKVSGALLFGGGMKVGQVIGSTTRDAGEADSRPVQFGEVFATLYHNLGIDVNKATVPDLSGRPMYLVEDGCQPMKELVG
- a CDS encoding DUF1501 domain-containing protein translates to MLTIFGKRASFCDGISRRNFLKIGAFGLGASQLTLPQLLRAEAAQGISRNHKALIMVYLPGGPSHQDMYDLKTDAPADIRGDFKPINTNVNGIQLCEHLPRLAGIMDKLAVIRSVVGSEGQHGSFQCLTGRSKRPVMPPGGWPTAGAILSKVYGAANRSMPPYVTLSGDNMRGGEAYGYLGVSHSPFSPSGQGRRDMTLNGVTLDRLEDRKSLLGSLDKMKAEYDNSGQMEGSDAFNHMAMDMLTSTRVAEALDVKKEDPRVLERYRSAAKDDRGSMDSFCVARRLVEAGARCVTLSYGGWDTHSDNFKSMAKRLPGLDAGVSSLVTDLYERGMDKDVAVVVWGEFGRTPKINAKAGRDHWPRVCGALVAGGGMKMGQAIGKTDRLGGEAADRPVHFAEVFATLYTKLGIDTSKVTLKDLSGRPQYVVDQAYQPMRELV